The genomic window CAGTGCAGGGGCTGACAGTGGACAGGAGTGGGCGGGTCAGTCTCCACTGAGACACAAGGGCAGGCTCAAGCCTATTTGGGCCAATGGAGCATGAAGACCACCTTGGATTTCTGCTGGACAAGTGAGGAAGCACATTCTTGGGGGCAGCGGGTGGACATCTTGGGATGATGGCGGAAGGACTGGGGGCAACCCCAAAGCCAGGAGGAGGGACAGGCTGAGGGAACCTTAGAGAAATGGAGCACCATCTCTGATCAAGCCACACTGAAGCTTGACACACATGTGCCCTTTCAAGGCTTCTCAAAATTTCCCATTCCCAGAACTTTCCACTCACCCACAGACCTGCGGCCTGAGACCATGTCTTATTCTGATTAAATCTCTGGATTCCCCACCCACAGCCCCCAACCTGGACATATGGAATTGTATGTGCCCTCTAACCTTAGCCTGTGAAACTGCACACATGCTCTGAACTTCCAGACTGTCCCCAACCCTGCATACCCAACAGAGCCTCTGTAAATGTCCTACAGAGCCTCTGGCCCAGCAGGAAGCTGGGTGGTCCTGTCCCAGGCTGGCTCCTGCCGTGTGGCACGTTGAACATCACGACTGAACTTGTGTTTTGGTCTCAGGATAAAAGGTTGTTTGACAACCAATACAATTCATAACTGTCTGAACATGTTGGAATTGGATTTGCTTCTTTCCAATGAAGACACCCAAACTGAGACAATCTTTGAAACATCCCTCAGGCAGAGCCAGCCTTGGAGAAAGGACACTAAGCATTGGCCTCTTTGAAGCTTTCCAATAACTGTGCAGGGTGATATGGGggaagaagaacaaaacaaacaaatgtgctTGGAAACACCAGTCCAGGACAAAGTCGGAGGGGGAAGGAGTAAGAACATCGTATTGCAACTGTGCCCCTAGAttagtctgtttaaaaaaataaaataatggaagctATAAATtcaaactcttttaaaataagtaatcaGGAGAAAGTTTTCTCATCTAATGTGGGAGACCTGAGGTCTGATTCCAGCCCTACTATGTGAGCTTAGCCAAATCTTTTGATCTTTTctgcatctcagtttcttcaGTAAATTGAAGTAACCCTTCCTGGTCCTGACTCATTGTATTGCCAGGCTCAAATGGGATGGTGCCTGATACAGTTCTTTGTAAGGTTGTAAAATTAGCAAAGGGCTCTGAAGTCTCCTAAGGTCAGCCCCTGACCTTAGAAAGCTCAATTCTTCCTAGCaggttctgtttttcttttttcttttttgttttgttttttgaggggggacagagtcttcctctgtcacccaggctggagtccagtggttcaatctccgctcactgcaacctccgcctcctgatttcaagcaattttcatgccttggcctcctgagtaactgggactacaggcgccctccaccatgcccagccaatttttgtatgattgtagagatggggttttaccatgttggccaggctagtcttgaacttgtgacctcaagtgatctgcctgcctcggactcccacagtgctgggattacaggcgtgagccactgcccctggcccatTGTCTTGGCACCATGAGTGAACCACCATTCAGTCATGGGAAAGCTGAGGGCAGGCAAGGAACAGCCGCAGTGCTCACTCATGCACAGACTGCTGGCCGGGACACATGCGTCTGGAACTTTTGAGACTCACAAGTGTGGCATGTCCATTTTACAACCTTGCCCTGGAAGAAATATGGGGaagtgaataatttttttgtggtgCGTTGTTTTGTGCTCAAGGGGAAGACGCAGAGCGTTTCCTGGAGGGCGGGGATCGTTGTCACACTCGTTTGTGCCTCCTGTcagcagggcctggcacacagaccCAACAGATGATTGTAAGTTGAGTTGAATTTGGGTTGAATTCTATTTGGCCAGTTACCAAACCAGGGAGTGAGCCCAGACCTGGATTGGCTGCCGTCAGTTTGGCTCAAGTTGCTGAGCAAACAGCCTTTGGGCAGCTCTGCACTAGCTCTTGTCTGCAGTGATGTCCTGGGAGGAGGGAGCAACATGCCTGTGTTTACAGAATGCAGGGCAGACTTTCTTCCTTTGGGTACACATCATCCGCCTGCAAGAGAAGGGTGGGCTCTCAGGAGTTAGCTGGAGGGCAGATTCATCTCTTACCTGGAAGGCTCACTTGGTCTGCCAGCTGCATTTgactttgcatttctgtggtttttctttctttctgttcttcaggTTGAGGTGTCACTTGTTTTGTTGTGTTCCGAGCAGCTAAAAAATATAGATGGAATGATGCAGATAATTCCACAAATGCTTAATAGAAAACACcgttcatgtattcattcacttGAGAAGCACACCTGTCCAGTGCCCACGATTTGTCTGGCGGTGTCCGGCTGCTGAGCTTACAAAGATGAAACCAGAGCACGCCCTCCCTCGGGTGGGGCCTGCTCGCACCCCTCCCAGCACCGGCCTCTGGGTGTTCATGTGCATATGGCAATGCCCACGACATGTATTTgaacgtgtgtatgtgtgtctgtgtatgtcaTGTatgttatgtgtgtatgtgtgtgtgtctcaccaAAAGGGACTCCTTGCTTGCTATCAATTGTTTTTGAGTTGTTTGATGGCAGCAGGAGTGGTCTCACTCCACAACGCACTGATCCTTTGCTCCCTAAGACTGCTCAGAATGCTTAAAGTTAGAGATACCATCTTAACACAATGACAAAGGAACTTCTAGAACAGTCCTGTCTATTGTGAAGAGTTTGGCAAAGGAGTTGAGTCTGAGTGCCCCATTGAGGTGGGTGATCAGAATTCTGGCTCAGGATAAAAGAGGGCGTctaggtcaggcgtggtggctcacacctataatcccagcactttgggaggctgaggcaggaggattgcttgagcccaggagtttaaggccagcctggacaacatggggaaaccccatcactaacaagaaatacaaaatattagccaggcatggtggtgtgagcctgtaaggcccaggcaggagaatcacttgaggccaggagtttgagaccagcctggccaacatggtgaaaccctgtctttgctaaaaataaaaaaattagccaggcatggtggtgcacacctgtactcccaggtactcgggcagctgaggcacaggaatcacttgaactcaggaggtggaggttgcagtgagctgagattgcaccactgcactccagcctgggtgacagagcgagactatctcaaaaataaaaatagaattgtgtggccggcacggtgactcatgcctgtaatcccagcactttgggaggctgaggcgagcgaattacttgaggtcaggagttcgagaccagcctggacaacgtggcgaaaccccatctctgttaacaatgtgaaaattagccaggcatgctggcgggagcctataatcccagctactcaggaggctgaggcaggagaatcacttgaacctgggaggcggaagttgcagtgagctgagattacgcgccattgcactccagcctgggcaacagagtgagactctgtctcaaaaaaaaaaaaaaaaaaaagattgtgtttAGTGAATGACTATTTCAGGAACCACTAAAATTAGTTATCCTGTAGACTGAACTGGCCCATTTGTGTCTATAGGGCTGAGTGAACCAAAGCTGGGCTTTGTCTCACTCTGCTGCAGTTCTCTTTTTCTCGGTAGTCACAGAAGGGACACTTACCAGAGCTTGTGCATTGACATTGGTTGTCCCAGGATGAGTGGCTAGAGTTTCCTGTACAGAGCATATAGGGTGACCCGCTTTTTATTCTGCGGAAACCTCTCTTGCATTCACAGTTCAACATGGTTCCTTCCTTGTAGGCCACGGCTTTGAATGTGGCATGTGTGATTTTTGGCGGGTCATCGTCACAGAgctctgcaaagcaaaagaagacTATTAGGAGCTCAAGAGGCCCCGGGCAAGTACTCACATATTTAATCCCATAATAACTTAATCACATATTTCTTCACTTTATTTAAAAGATGATATGCCCCACTTTTTGTGAGAAAGGAACTAAGGCTGCTACCATTGTTCTTCAGAAACCTTTGTATCAGAGCTGGCTCAAAAGTTAGCTACGACCAAGCTCCTCTCCAAAGCACAATGTATGTCAAACTAGATGAGTAGAAATTAATGAGGTTTTGTTCTGAATATGCCTCATGTCAAGCAAGTACGGAGAGAGGAGGGCCAAGGAaagtgaagaaaggaaggagcaaAGTTACGTACATTTAATTGAGGGGCAAAATGTGTCTGTGCAAAATACTTTTCAGGATATACAAATTGTTAGACTTTCTATAATTAATGACTCTGTGccattttttgagaaatatacAGAAAGAACTTCACTCAATGTCTGGCAAATAGGAAATGTGTGTTTCTCACCCACCTGCTCACCTCTGAGTTCACCAAATACCTTCTTATATTATGAAGACCCTACCCTCCCTCTGTCTGAAAAATGGACCCTGGAATCTCACTGAAGACACCAGAAGCAGCGGCCAAACATTCAACTGTTACAAGGAAAAGTGGCACAGGtctaatcagaaaaataattccgTTGCCTACTTTGCAACAGTTTCTCTGCTTTAAGAGATTAGATTTGGGGGGGAAATATCACATGCTGCATAAAAGAAGTGGACGGGGAGATGACAGGGACAGGAAGAGGCAGGAAAGCAGGAGTCTGTGGCCTCTCCATGGATGGAAGCCCACACGGAGGCTGATAAGGGCTGCTGGCTGTACTCATGGCTGTGGGTTGGCCGGTTGTGTATTAGTCGTTCAGGTTGAGTGAAGCTTCTCTATGCACTTACTTTCTGCCCAGCATCTTGTCATCTAGAAGACCATCCCCATCCAATGACTCAGGACTCTCCTGACACCCCTAAGAACTGAAGGTagtgaggctgggcgcagtggctcatgcctgtaatcccagcactttaggaggccaagggtAGATCACATGAGATCGgcagttcgaaaccagcctggccagcctagTGAAAaccacagtctctactaaaaatacaaaacaattagccaggtgtggtggcatgtgcctgtggtcccacttactcgggaggctgagaggctgaggcaggagaatcgcttgaacccaggaggcggaggttgcagtgagtcgagatcacgccactgcactccagcctgggtgacacagcgagagtctgtctccaaaaagaaaagaaaagaaaacaaaacaaaacaaaaggaaccGAAGGTAGGGAGAAATCAGACAACTTGGCCCATCTCTAACCAACAAAGGACTAAGCAAAGGCAATTTAAATGGGCTCCATGGGCTGGAAATTACAGTGGAACAGGCAgcgtaagtgctcaataaattctgGTAATCTCATGATAAGGCAAGAGCAGCAGCATGGTGGGAAGGGAGAAAGATGGGTTTCTAACTTCTAGCTCCAGCAGTTTACAAGCTacatagttttattgttttacttctcTAAGGCTCAGTTTTGTggtgtaataataattattttattgatttaatgaTTACAGCAAATAATATACTAAGGTAACTTGATGAAAGCCCAGAAAATAACAGAGGTAGAATAGATGGTAGttctgttcctttcctttttttcactgTCCAGAAAAAGAGAATGGTAATTCAGATAGAGACTGGACTGACGTTTACTTTAACCTTTAACTCCCGCAAAAGATTGTCTCTCTGTACTTCTCATATCACTGGTACCATTTGTTGGCACTTATTATAGATCAACACCAACCAATATTTTACGTATCAGAAGATAAATCTGTTGCTAAAGCCAGACATGGATAATAATCAGAAAACCCAGTGAAGACTTCTGCTTCCAGCCATCACAGAGTAACTGGGACCAAAACTTATGTTTCTGCTGAAACAGCTgtgaaaccagcccaaatgtATGCAGCAAGTGCTTTCAGGTGCTGAACAACAGGCAGGTCAGGGCTACATGATTTGGGAGGAGGGAAACACACGAGAGGCGCCCACGGTTGCCCTGGCTTCCTTCCTGGGGTGCTTTCCTCCCAGGCAGCACCCAAGTGGAGCCCAAGCAGAGTGGTGGGCTCATTGACGTGACATGACTGGGATTTGTGGGGTGGGGCTCTGGAGAGGGCACTACATGAAGGGTGCTCAAAAAGTATGTGTAGGGGTCCACCCCAGGTTCTTAGCCAAGAGCTGGTCTGAACCTGAACAGGGCAGAACTTAGAGAGACTTAGCCCTGATCGCCCATTGTGAGGGCTAAGAGAAGAATAGTTATactaagttttatttataaaaacaggtgtCTGAGCTGTGGGTTGTAGTTTTCCAGTCCTGCTCTAGAGAAAGAGATATCCCTAGGATGAATTTCAAAACCGAAATAGACCCGCCCTTACAAAGATTAAAACCAAGCCTAATAGACAAGAGGATGTGCTAGTCATTTACCTGCCTGTCAGAGCAAAATGTATTACCTTTTAAAGGACCATAAGATAATCCAGACCCTTTATAATGTGTAGTTCATAATATCCAGcaagttaaaagaaaatctagacatgtaaagaaacaggaaaatgtgacctaCTTGACCTACTCAAAAAAGTGCTCAATAGAAACAGACCCGTAAgactgactgggtgcagtggctcatgcctgtaatcccagcactttgcggggacaaggcaggcagatcacctgaggtcaggagttagagaccagtctggccaacatggt from Theropithecus gelada isolate Dixy chromosome 9, Tgel_1.0, whole genome shotgun sequence includes these protein-coding regions:
- the IL2RA gene encoding interleukin-2 receptor subunit alpha isoform X3 → MDPYLLMWGLLTFITVPGCQAELCDDDPPKITHATFKAVAYKEGTMLNCECKRGFRRIKSGSPYMLCTGNSSHSSWDNQCQCTSSAARNTTKQVTPQPEEQKERKTTEMQSQMQLADQVSLPGEEEPQASPDGLPESETSRLVTTTDFRIQTEVAATMETFIFTTEYQVAVAGCVFLLISVLLLSGLTWQRRQRKNRRTI
- the IL2RA gene encoding interleukin-2 receptor subunit alpha isoform X4, which produces MDPYLLMWGLLTFITVPGCQAELCDDDPPKITHATFKAVAYKEGTMLNCECKRGFRRIKSGSPYMLCTGNSSHSSWDNQCQCTSSAARNTTKQVTPQPEEQKERKTTEMQSQMQLADQVSLPDFRIQTEVAATMETFIFTTEYQVAVAGCVFLLISVLLLSGLTWQRRQRKNRRTI